Part of the Scomber japonicus isolate fScoJap1 chromosome 2, fScoJap1.pri, whole genome shotgun sequence genome, TGTCACAGTTATGGTAACACTTAAAATGTGCTGGACTATCTTGATTTCTGCATGTAATGGAAGTAAAAGTAGATACAGTACATTAATTAGTTTCAAAGTAGGCTTTAGAACCGTGtgtttaaagagaaaagagtagtTACATTTGTTTCAGGAGTCTTTTAAAACTTGAGTAGAGGTTGGCAACTATACACAAGAAACATTTGCCTCATAGATAGAACTTAATTGGTGACATTACCATGTCAGCCTGAAAACAGAAGCAGGATGACTGATTGGGTTGCTGTAGAGATaacaattttatttttcaatgtgCTTTCAGACTTTCttacagtataaaaaaaacatatttaagacATTTGGAAGAGTTAAATCATTACCTGACCACTGTTATAGAGAAAGACGCAATTGCTACAATTAGCAAATAAGCCTCTCAGCAACAATGCTTGACAAAGCATTAATTGGTATTAGAAAGGACTAGATGGTATACTCAGCGCCAGCACGCACAGTCCATCCACACAGGTCACAGCTGTTCACAGTGCTTATCCCTACCTGTTACCTGTTTTGCTATAGTTTATGACACAGAAGGAGACAACGTTACCTTATTACCTTGCCATTCTTGCTAGTACGAGGAGTTTGCTGACATCTTGTAATTTTTTGCATAGCTGTGTCAAACTGAGAAAACGTGTGTTATAGTTTCCAAAGCAGTCAGTTAATCTAAAAGCTCAAATTCTGGCACCTAGTAAGATAATTAAACAAATGCTTTAAGAGAAGGATTTTTTCGAATGTATTTCAGTCAAGTTAAGAAAGTTAATTTCAGGAACAAGTAGTGACACGTGTCAGTTTGCGTGACTTTGTCGCCATCCAGTGTGAATTTTTATACAGGAAGCGTTACAAAGCTTCGACCTTTtgctctttcattttcttttaataatacGTTGTTAAGTTGGGTGTAATAAAGCGCTTCTTCACAAGAGAAATgtaaggtaggggggaagaaaatACTAGTTGGCCCGTACGGGGATCGAACCCGcgaccttggcgttattagcaccacgctctaaccaactgagctaaccggCCATGTTAACGCTGTCGAAAATAAACTGATATATCGATGATATCATACCAAACTTCTGTTTTGTGGTTATGTTAGAATATAATAGAATTACGTAACTGAAGAATGACTTAAAAACCCTTCACTGACGATTTGTTTAAACATATTGAACTCTTGATAATTACAGCTAAATTAGCTATTTATTTTCTAACGTTACCACATCTGTTAATCAAGTAAAAATATGGACAGCAGTCATTTCTAtgatcatcatttatttatttattacaaaaaaaggCTTGgctacatcaacacacacaaacacacacacacacacacacacacacacacacacacacacacaccagtcagcTGCAGGTAACATTATGTTGCATTCAGAAGCAAGAGACAGGAGCAAATCTGTCAACCTTCAGTCCTCAGGTACGTCATTTAACCTTCATCCTTCcattatatttaacataaaagGACTACTGACTCGGGGAACAACTATCATCAACATTTTAGcttattttttcttaaaacatcattagttatgtaattaatgtaatcTGAAAAAAgcatattattgtcattattattattacaatattattaCAGTTAATTAGCATATTGTGTAAAACGTGACCTCAAAAGTTCCAATGCATTGGtatttaacaattaaaacagaACAGATAGAATAATACGAAGTCATTAGGAACAACTTGATTGACAAAGTGACAACATTGTTAGAATAAAACActtgtaaaatatcacaaaaagtAAACATCTGGGGTCTGCAGGTACCCCAGTCATTGTTCATTGTGGGAAAAGCAACATTGCTCAGGGTCATGTCATCATCTCCTGAGGCTGAACTCTCGGTCATCCTCATCTGGCATCATCAAGTTGTCCACTGAGTAATGGGCGTCATCTCCTATATCCTGGAAGAAATACTCATCACTTTCACAGCTCTGAGTTCCATTCACACAGTCTTGGGCTTTGACGTGCTTCAGCTCGGTGCTGTCACTGTCGTTACTTTCCTCTGTGCTCTTGCTGGCATCACTGCTGTCACTGGCCTCACTGGTCTCGTTGCTCTCAATGCTGGTACTTTCACTGCTATCACTGGTGGCAGTCGTGACACTATTGCTATTACTGGTGTCTGCACTGTCACTGGTGGTGTCACTGCTGTCACTGGGCTTGTCCACCAGTTGATTTTCTTCtgactgacctttgacctctgtgcTGTTGTCCTCTGCACTCAGGACTTTGATGACACTTGCAAACACTTGAACCCAACTCTGatgtaaagaaaaaagagacCATTGCATTACTCATATTTAATATCAGCTGAAGCAGGACATAGATTTAAACTGagcaaaatgtgcaaaatgtttATCCCACCTTACGAACATTCTCCTCACTGCCCATGCTATTATCTCTGGTTTCATCCATAGAGTTTTTCTGAGGAAATAGAGTGAACAATATGAGGCAAGTAGAAATCAAAATGATAATGTACCACATATTAACAATTGGCAAATATAAAATACTCAGTTTCATCTCATCTTACTTCATCTGACTGACTATTGCTCTCCTCAGAAGTCTGTTTGCggataaaaacaaaagaaaaaaacaatgttaagtTTTCGGGAAACATCAAATAATGCAGCAAGAGTGCTGATACCATAAGAATGTACATATACTAGTACACATACATATTTCTTCACACTATTAATGCATACTCTATTAAGGacaattgttttctttctttcctttctttttcagttGTCCTGTATTGTTTTAATACAGTTATTTGTTTGCACTAGTATCCCttcaattgaaaaaaatgtgacaaattgGAATTTATTAACCTTACAACAACATCCTTCAGGAGTAAACTGAAGTATAaaatatactaaatgtatataagTAAGTTTTTTAAGTGTCATTTCAACTCACTGTGTCCTCTGATGTGGACTCTGGTGACTCTGTGGATTCTAGTGATTCAGACTCTGAACTctgaaaaaagcaaacatttgatCAAATGAATTCAGACACATTTAACGGACATCATCAGGCTtattatatctgtgtgtttgatttttcaAAAAAGACTCACTTGACTTGACATATTTTCTTCAGAGCTCTGCAAAACAAATAGGAATACATACTCATTAAGATGAAAACCAGTTATCAGAAAGTAATGCAAAAAGTCttctacattaaaaataaataaatattggcataaaggtatacatttatTACCTGAAGCTCTGAGGTGTCATTTGAGGTGTTTTCAGATGATTGTGAAATAGACATACTTTCAGTCTGGGAgcgaaaaaataaatcaaacaaacaacacaatagATTTAATGATACCATTCAACTGTAAATAAACATTGCATTCATTTAAGATGTCATCTATTGCCATGCAGGCAAACTATTGCTGCAACAATGGGGTAAGACATTATAGTAGTAACAATAGTCTCCAACCATGGACTTGAGGTCTGGACTACATTCAAGTAACCACAACTATTGTTACATTTTCTGCTGAGCTTTAACTGCAGCCAAATGATTTATGAGTAAAGCAGTGTTGGGTTCCTGCACTGTGCAGCACCACTGAATGTCAAATGAGATTCAAAGTTTGAAAGAAGGACTGTGATGGCACTCACTGTGTTTGCATCAAGCTCACTTGATTCAAAAACGGTATTAAATGAAATCTGTCAGAGAGGAAACACAACATTAGCAATAGACAGAGGTGATACTCTATTTATTACGTTAACATAGATGCAATAGTAAACAGGAAAACACTATGAATGTGtatttacataaaaaatatatgaatctTTGCACTCGTATTAATTTGAATGCTGCACCTGTACatgtttttatactgttattgtGAGAGAATTGATATTTGATTTCAGCTGTATTTTCATAGCTGGAATAACTAGTAAACAAGTACTTGAACTTCAACATATATGCTGTATTACTATACTGTAACTATCATATCATGTATATATCATTCATCTGTAGAATCAAGAGATTTTACTTACTGGATTGGCAAAAATTGCCCCAATCAGACAAAATGTTATTATGGTACCCTTCATTCTGTAACAGaaacatttaatgaatattGTTACTAATTAAATTCAAATTGGTttgcaaacataaaaacacaggaaATTCTTTCATACACTTAAAACAATCTTAAAATACAATGCATGCAATTTAAAACGCAGAGTGTAATAATGATGTCATAATCAGTCAATGAATGATCAATTACCTCTCGGCCGTTAGATGCAGAGCTGGTGTAAGAAGCAGTTAGTGATCTTCACTCAGTCTATATAGCAGCAAACAGGAGTTCCCGGAGCCTTATGCTGAGCCACGTATGGAGTCAATGTGTGGATATGCTGAAGGAAACTCCAACTGCTTCTATATATATGTAACCTCAATTAAGGCGATTGCATCACTTCCTTCCGCATGCCCCTCTGTTGCCAACACGCGAAGGTGTATTTGTTCCGGAGGGCAAGCtcaaaacagacacatactGCCAGGATGATGATTGCAcgtacacaccacacacacacatacacacacacacacacacacacacaaacacacacacacacacacacagttatttcATTCACTCCCTACATTTCTTCCACCCCCTCCCAAGTCTACAGTGAAATATAGTTTAGTTTACTAAACCATAGGGTTTGTGGCCTGCTGGAAAACAAACTCACCCACTCAGAGGAAAAGAGGCCAGACAGGGTCATGATGTTTCCGGTGCAATGTTTTTATAGTTTAGTCCCTTTTTCTATAGTTTATCAATAACTGCAATTAATTGTATACTTTTTATCAATGACTTGTAGCAGGCAGGAGTTAGTGCCTTgcataattatattattattataaatattattattaattaaagaaaaattatatactaaatggaaaaaaattaatCCTCTGTGCCAACTTCAGTAACTGAGTCACTGGCAATGAGGCAAACAACACTGAAAATACTCTTACATTTAATGACTGATATCATGTTTTTGCAATCTACTGTACCTCTGTACTCACACTGTTTTTAGAACAGGGCATGTACTGTACAAAGCCTAAATAAAGATGTCTAGATTTCCTTCCTGGCTCATAACTGTTTCCTGGATATCCATATATGGTCAGGCTTAATATAAGATTACAGAATTCCTCATTTAACCTCACTTTGCAAAAGAAACATGCAATTAGACTGTAGATGTTCACTAGTCTGGAGCTGTTCGCCAGAAACCACAGCTACCAGTTGTTGTAAGGTCCTGCTTTAGAAAGGGGAGGAGTGAGCAGGGCATGATTGATGCTTGTTGTAGCAGGCAACAATGTCATCTTAAGGTTACTtaagtttttatgatgtagtcACTATTTCAGCCAGGCTTTGGATGGACATTTACAAGAATGGAAATAGAGCAGAGGAATTCAGTGTGACCCTGAAGGAACAGTGTGCTACAGGTTGTTTTTCTTCCCTGTTATTCAGTGAGCCACAGCTGGGCCAACTGTGTTCCTTTTTGGTATCTGATTAGCTCCCAAGAAGGAACAGAAATCTGCAGGACACTGGCACTCAGAGGACAAAATAAAGTGCCTCGCCCTAGCCTGAAACAAAGTTTGCTTGAGTCTAAAGATTTATAGCCAGACAGTCACATTAAGCACTACAGTTTCTAATCCATGATGGAAATATTCAGATATTACTAGCATAATGTCATTGATACACTTGTAGTAATTGAAGTTAAGAGTTCATTTTTGAACAGTATTTCCATTTCATCCATTTTGATGAGGATCATGTGATTGAAAGTCCCAGAACAGCAACTTTTAAACTCATCTTTTATATTAACATGGATGAGGAATCCTTCGAGTGctcaaaaaatatacttttttgaACTTATATAATGAATAAACTCATATGATTGAAacctccagaacagctactaaattGACCTAGAGGTAagattgttgtatttttactcACTGTGTCCCTTGTCAAAAGATCACATGAACTTTGTCACTGGTTTTATCAGTGGCTTTCTGAACAAGGCTTGCAAGCATAGATGTGACTTAAGAGTGATCAAAGCAAAGAAAGATGACTGATCCTGTTGTGAAACCATGTTTGAAGTTTACTTTTAATTCAGGATATAGAGAGGTGATAagcattaatatttattacagcCTTTTGGTGCCTATCCTGCTATCTGGCTTTACTCATATCCAGTGCAACTCATTTATGAATGTATCTTATGTGTCAGTATTTTCATCTATAACAAATCTAAACTTAGTTAAATGTGTTCagcaattttgttttttgttttgcatcgcaccgtctctctgtctctctccctcactctgtATCTCTGTAGCCCAAAAGACCCTCCCTCTAAAAAactgtgtgcgtatgtgtgtgtgtgtgtgtgtgtgtgtgtgtgtgtgtgtgtagcatgcCAGTTTGAGAGGACAGTGTGAGTGCTGTCTTGAATACAAAAGGACATCTTCACACCAGgttcaacacagacacacactggtATTTTGTGCGGAATTATCATTT contains:
- the scpp1 gene encoding secretory calcium-binding phosphoprotein 1, with the translated sequence MKGTIITFCLIGAIFANPISFNTVFESSELDANTTESMSISQSSENTSNDTSELQSSEENMSSQSSESESLESTESPESTSEDTTSEESNSQSDEKNSMDETRDNSMGSEENVRKSWVQVFASVIKVLSAEDNSTEVKGQSEENQLVDKPSDSSDTTSDSADTSNSNSVTTATSDSSESTSIESNETSEASDSSDLKHVKAQDCVNGTQSCESDEYFFQDIGDDAHYSVDNLMMPDEDDREFSLRR